Proteins found in one Gordonia sp. PDNC005 genomic segment:
- a CDS encoding nuclear transport factor 2 family protein, with protein MTIEERLDALEDRLRSAEDRLAIMDLVYSYGAAVDTGSAQVTAGMFTPDGVYDVDTGLLAGRQEIAAMVEGEPHQGLIAHGCGHLMTAPQITLDGDRATVRSYSQLIVRRTSSSGFAVARLTANRWELIRVDDGWRVERRVARVVDGSDEPRGLLRPQ; from the coding sequence ATGACCATCGAGGAACGACTCGACGCGCTTGAGGATCGACTGCGGTCGGCCGAGGATCGGCTGGCGATCATGGACCTCGTCTACTCGTACGGAGCCGCGGTCGACACCGGATCGGCACAGGTCACGGCAGGAATGTTCACTCCCGACGGTGTCTACGACGTCGACACCGGACTGCTCGCAGGGCGGCAGGAGATCGCGGCGATGGTTGAGGGCGAGCCCCATCAGGGGCTGATCGCGCACGGCTGCGGTCATCTCATGACGGCTCCGCAGATCACTCTCGACGGTGACCGCGCAACGGTTCGCAGTTACTCGCAGCTCATCGTTCGACGAACCTCGTCCAGTGGTTTTGCCGTTGCGCGTCTCACGGCCAACCGGTGGGAACTGATCCGTGTCGACGACGGCTGGCGAGTGGAGCGGCGTGTCGCGAGGGTGGTCGACGGGTCCGACGAACCGCGTGGACTCCTGCGACCTCAGTGA
- a CDS encoding oxygenase MpaB family protein: MVGGVNTVTPSAFPYRQAMARPAVRRVRKLAKGLTGKDVFPTTGQIEAFCGDMHNSDPIAERFVDEVFLGAIGRTEGRAMLTQALDHGIGSINNPPQAMVDLFAEFEDVPDWVDPELVEAGARTWRRWGTFLFSVAGGETLEMYTEAAVATPLSLAGGYAGDNALRRFLETAKFWIDVSEPGALLTPGSQGRATAMLVRVMHVFVRRRVAEHPEWDSTRWGYPISQAYQLLTLAGGSVVPAMALWMVGVQTTRAEINELIHFQRYMGHLLGVRNTWYPETIADTLRLLALVTVSRSHDAGDHGVELIESFPAAFAPRDGHAGLIRLRERYNGTMYAAYSRLFMMPPTYAKYRMPNAWPGLLWIAVRLPAVLLIETLRRIRPIGRLHEKWMIMHRENWYRAQMAGREAEFDASGALRR; encoded by the coding sequence ATGGTCGGCGGCGTGAACACCGTCACACCCTCCGCATTCCCTTATCGGCAGGCGATGGCCCGCCCCGCAGTCCGTCGTGTGCGCAAGCTCGCGAAGGGGTTGACCGGCAAAGACGTCTTCCCGACCACAGGGCAGATCGAGGCGTTCTGCGGCGACATGCACAACTCCGATCCCATCGCCGAACGGTTCGTCGACGAGGTGTTCCTCGGCGCGATCGGCCGGACAGAGGGGCGGGCCATGCTGACGCAGGCGCTTGACCACGGGATCGGCAGTATCAACAATCCGCCGCAGGCGATGGTCGATCTGTTCGCCGAGTTCGAGGACGTCCCCGACTGGGTGGACCCGGAGCTCGTCGAGGCCGGGGCCCGCACATGGCGGCGATGGGGGACGTTCCTGTTCAGCGTCGCGGGCGGAGAGACCCTCGAGATGTACACCGAGGCCGCCGTTGCGACGCCGCTGTCGTTGGCGGGCGGGTACGCGGGCGACAACGCGCTGCGCCGGTTCCTGGAGACCGCCAAGTTCTGGATCGACGTCTCCGAGCCGGGAGCGCTGCTCACTCCGGGGAGTCAGGGGCGCGCGACGGCGATGCTCGTCCGCGTGATGCACGTGTTCGTCCGACGCCGCGTCGCCGAGCATCCGGAATGGGATTCGACACGCTGGGGATATCCGATCAGTCAGGCCTACCAACTCCTGACGCTCGCAGGTGGAAGCGTGGTCCCCGCGATGGCTTTGTGGATGGTCGGAGTGCAGACCACGCGCGCCGAGATCAACGAACTGATCCATTTCCAGCGCTACATGGGTCATCTCCTGGGGGTCCGGAACACCTGGTACCCGGAGACGATCGCCGACACGCTGCGCCTGCTTGCGCTGGTGACCGTGTCGCGCAGTCACGACGCCGGCGACCACGGCGTCGAGCTGATCGAATCGTTCCCAGCTGCGTTCGCGCCGCGCGACGGACACGCCGGGCTCATCAGACTGCGTGAGCGCTACAACGGCACGATGTACGCCGCGTACTCGCGGCTGTTCATGATGCCGCCCACCTATGCGAAGTACCGGATGCCGAACGCCTGGCCCGGTCTGCTGTGGATCGCGGTGCGCCTGCCCGCGGTGCTGCTGATCGAGACGCTCCGCCGGATCCGTCCGATCGGCAGGCTGCACGAGAAGTGGATGATCATGCACCGCGAGAACTGGTACCGCGCGCAGATGGCGGGTCGAGAAGCCGAGTTCGACGCATCCGGCGCGCTGCGCCGCTGA
- a CDS encoding lipocalin-like domain-containing protein, producing the protein MPIDVVEVWNGPGRKDGELTAVLPHHNALHPRAEHSAFEHWYFDAHLDNGYTVVGFLVKRRPEDPPFARPWVEIIVYRPDGTRRQIAQRYPSRAAHFSTDEVDVRIGPNSARVILSEGGLPSYRVILDEDDVRLDLEFVNELPPWMPGRGETLFGDGGVFGWCVGAPRATVTGRMRVGEESWDVVGTGYADHNWGVGTMPKVIDQWHWGRLYTAEYSLLYAVVATQEKYGRLQIAPVMLAKGDSIILSTGDAALSEGPRAYDPVARREYPTSVTLESPGEFSLTLDVRSVLHAQSLLDDVPVIGSALLRPVMDRLVGRPGYFRFQSDFTLAVTQVDGSVETVSGTTLHELVGLT; encoded by the coding sequence ATGCCCATCGATGTCGTCGAGGTGTGGAACGGGCCGGGCCGCAAGGACGGTGAGCTGACCGCCGTACTGCCTCATCACAATGCCTTGCATCCGCGTGCCGAGCACAGCGCGTTCGAGCATTGGTACTTCGATGCGCACCTCGACAACGGGTACACCGTCGTCGGGTTCTTGGTGAAGCGCCGTCCCGAGGACCCGCCGTTCGCCAGACCCTGGGTGGAGATCATCGTCTACCGCCCGGATGGGACGAGACGGCAGATCGCGCAACGCTATCCGTCGAGGGCCGCGCACTTCTCGACTGACGAGGTGGACGTGCGGATCGGCCCGAACTCTGCGCGTGTGATCCTGAGCGAGGGCGGCCTCCCTAGCTACCGGGTGATTCTCGACGAGGACGACGTGCGGCTCGATCTCGAGTTCGTCAACGAACTGCCGCCATGGATGCCGGGTCGCGGGGAGACGCTCTTCGGCGACGGCGGAGTGTTCGGCTGGTGTGTCGGCGCCCCGCGTGCGACCGTCACCGGCCGGATGAGGGTCGGCGAGGAGTCGTGGGACGTGGTCGGCACGGGGTACGCAGACCACAACTGGGGTGTCGGCACCATGCCGAAGGTCATCGACCAGTGGCATTGGGGCAGGCTCTACACCGCCGAGTACTCGCTGCTCTACGCCGTCGTCGCGACGCAGGAGAAGTACGGCAGGCTCCAGATCGCGCCGGTGATGCTCGCCAAAGGCGACTCGATCATCCTGAGTACCGGCGACGCGGCCCTCTCCGAAGGGCCGAGGGCGTACGACCCCGTCGCGCGTCGTGAGTATCCCACCAGCGTCACACTGGAGAGCCCCGGAGAGTTCTCGTTGACCCTCGACGTTCGGAGTGTTCTGCACGCACAGTCGCTGCTCGACGACGTTCCGGTCATCGGCAGCGCATTGCTCCGACCGGTGATGGATCGCCTTGTCGGCCGACCCGGCTACTTCCGCTTTCAGTCCGATTTCACACTCGCGGTGACGCAGGTCGACGGCAGCGTGGAGACGGTGTCGGGGACGACTCTCCACGAACTCGTCGGCTTGACCTGA
- a CDS encoding TetR/AcrR family transcriptional regulator → MIHVERKQQDRAAQTRDTILEAAAKVLFEEGYSAATTLHIQQVAGVSRGRLLHHFPSRELLLTAAVHHLADVRITELTAGVAIPDDLRERIRFAVAAMWEITGQSCFWATMELWMGARTANPELREALSDVERRMLGVLRARADELFGPQVTASPEYLRTREVMITSMRGARLAYTFHPRDPETEPALANWEAMFEAILPLVGSRMEVAE, encoded by the coding sequence ATGATTCACGTGGAACGAAAGCAGCAGGACCGAGCGGCGCAGACACGCGACACGATTCTCGAGGCCGCGGCCAAGGTGCTGTTCGAAGAGGGGTACTCGGCCGCGACAACGCTGCACATCCAGCAGGTCGCGGGAGTTTCGCGCGGGAGACTTCTCCACCACTTCCCGTCGCGAGAACTGCTCCTCACAGCGGCAGTGCATCACCTCGCGGACGTTCGGATCACCGAGCTGACGGCCGGTGTCGCGATCCCCGACGACCTGCGTGAACGGATCCGATTCGCGGTGGCGGCGATGTGGGAGATCACCGGACAGTCGTGCTTCTGGGCGACGATGGAACTCTGGATGGGCGCGCGGACCGCGAACCCCGAGCTGCGCGAGGCGTTGTCGGACGTCGAGCGGCGGATGCTCGGTGTGCTCCGGGCCCGCGCCGACGAGTTGTTCGGCCCGCAGGTCACGGCCTCGCCCGAGTACCTCCGGACACGCGAAGTGATGATCACGTCAATGCGTGGCGCCCGGCTGGCGTACACGTTCCATCCGCGCGATCCGGAGACCGAACCGGCTCTCGCCAATTGGGAGGCGATGTTCGAAGCGATCCTCCCTCTGGTGGGATCCCGCATGGAGGTGGCGGAATGA
- a CDS encoding TetR/AcrR family transcriptional regulator gives MPRRTTRLAATDWVDAALGLITTEGVASVKINRLCAVLDVTKGSFYWHFDDIDALWEAMAQRWHETHNSRPTELNALASLPADERVMALATMLMSDRNLTVETAIRDWSRTNPRIAATVQQIDRDVFDVIYCAMIELDLGETRARLIAGLLVYAGIGYIHGHDSLPNPTPDELREAISGLLPPARDH, from the coding sequence ATGCCTCGTCGAACCACTCGCCTCGCGGCCACCGACTGGGTGGACGCCGCGCTCGGCCTCATCACGACCGAGGGTGTGGCAAGCGTCAAGATCAATCGGCTGTGCGCGGTTCTCGACGTCACGAAAGGCAGCTTCTACTGGCACTTCGACGACATCGACGCCCTCTGGGAGGCGATGGCCCAGCGGTGGCACGAGACACACAACTCTCGCCCCACCGAGCTCAACGCTCTCGCCTCACTCCCGGCGGATGAACGCGTTATGGCACTCGCGACGATGCTGATGTCCGATCGCAACCTCACCGTCGAGACAGCGATCCGCGACTGGTCTCGAACCAATCCGCGGATCGCTGCAACGGTGCAGCAGATCGATCGTGACGTCTTCGACGTGATCTATTGCGCGATGATCGAGCTCGACCTCGGCGAGACCCGCGCCCGGCTGATCGCCGGCCTGCTCGTCTACGCGGGCATCGGCTACATCCATGGACACGACAGTCTGCCGAACCCGACTCCCGATGAATTGCGCGAAGCGATATCCGGGTTGCTTCCACCTGCGCGAGATCACTGA